A stretch of Podospora bellae-mahoneyi strain CBS 112042 chromosome 5, whole genome shotgun sequence DNA encodes these proteins:
- a CDS encoding hypothetical protein (MEROPS:MER0030934; EggNog:ENOG503NV5H; COG:G) has protein sequence MTEQSQNMLLTVLSFKLATTAVATTVQSLSCQPAIAQDAQVKTTSGLITGHLSPDASCAVEFLGIPYAKPPLGDLRFAPPQRLLTPDLSRNASSFGYDCPLSPSQPSNYPGLTPQAQRVINFFASAAGTPQNEDCLTLNIWSPLPPQPQPLKPVLIFFYGGRFTIGNTNTPFYHGGRLASAQDIIVITVNYRLNIFGFPGSSHLPFQNPGLRDQRAAVEWVRNNILFFGGDPSKITLAGQSSGAVSVDNWAYAYHGDPIVRGLIGHSGTALSFPSNAKSVQQSNFEAVASLVNCSLPNPITCMRAVPWTTLLSAASSIKPAKSSSRLRGIPPFWPAPDNITFFAADELPGLPLARIPVLLGSTDNEAGYYRVPAYAQNITPTVEEVRSFHLESFTCPVLYQASQRRGRGVRVWVYRYEADWENTRLYEGSGAYHGVDMNMVFGNGKVVSEIEMKKEQRELMALVQGAWGGFVRDPGGGMEGVGWEGFRRGRMAVIGRGNKAIIEFLDVEGYERDCEGVVLGALGVMGG, from the coding sequence ATGACCGAGCAGAGTCAAAACATGTTGCTGACTGTGCTTTCCTTCAAGTTAGCAACCACCGCGGTTGCAACCACTGTTCAATCGTTATCCTGCCAGCCGGCAATTGCTCAAGATGCCCAAGTCAAAACCACATCCGGCCTCATCACCGGGCACCTCTCCCCGGACGCCTCCTGTGCAGTTGAATTTCTCGGCATTCCCTACGCAAAACCCCCTCTAGGTGACCTACGATTCGCACCACCCCAAAGGCTCCTCACCCCGGACCTCTCCCGTAACGCCTCTTCCTTTGGATACGACTGCCCCCTGTCCCCCTCCCAGCCATCCAACTACCCAGGCTTGACTCCCCAAGCCCAGCGAGTAATCAACTTCTTCGCTTCCGCCGCCGGCACCCCCCAGAATGAAGACtgcctcaccctcaacatctggtctcccctccctcctcagccgCAGCCCCTCAAACCagtcctcatcttcttctaCGGCGGCCGCTTCACAATcggcaacaccaacacccccttctaCCACGGCGGCCGCCTCGCCTCCGCCCAGGATATCATCGTCATAACAGTCAATTACCGCCTCAACATCTTTGGCTTCCCTGGCTCATCACACCTCCCGTTTCAAAACCCCGGGCTTCGTGATCAACGCGCTGCGGTGGAATGGGTGCGTAATAACATCCTTTTCTTTGGCGGTGACCCAAGCAAGATCACCCTTGCAGGACAGTCCTCTGGTGCCGTGAGCGTGGATAACTGGGCATACGCCTACCACGGCGATCCGATTGTCCGGGGGTTGATCGGCCACTCCGGCACCGCGCTTTCCTTCCCATCAAATGCGAAATCTGTTCAGCAATCGAATTTCGAAGCTGTCGCCAGTTTGGTCAACTGttcccttcccaacccaatCACTTGCATGAGGGCAGTCCCCTGGACAACCCTCCTCTCGGCAGCCTCGTCTATCAAACCAGCCAAAAGCAGCAGTCGATTAAGGGGCATACCACCCTTTTGGCCCGCACCGGATAACATTACCTTTTTTGCCGCTGATGAGCTCCCTGGGCTGCCTTTGGCGAGGATTCCTGTTTTATTGGGGAGTACAGATAATGAGGCGGGGTATTATCGTGTTCCGGCTTATGCGCAGAATATCACTCCTactgtggaggaggtgaggtcgTTTCATTTGGAGAGTTTTACTTGTCCGGTGTTGTATCAGGCTAGTcagagaagggggaggggggtgcggGTTTGGGTGTACAGGTATGAGGCTGATTGGGAGAATACGAGGTTGTATGAGGGGTCAGGGGCGTATCATGGAGTGGATATGAATATGGTTtttgggaatgggaaggtggtgagtgagatTGAGATGAAAAAGGAGCAAAGGGAATTGATGGCGTTGGTTCAGGGGGCTTGgggggggtttgtgagggatccgggaggggggatggagggggtgggctggGAAGGGTttaggagggggaggatggcggttATTGGGAGGGGAAATAAGGCGATAATTGAGTTTCTTGATGTAGAGGGATATGAGAGGGAttgtgagggggttgttctcggggcgttgggggtgatggggggttga
- the VPS13 gene encoding Vacuolar protein sorting-associated protein 13 (COG:U; BUSCO:EOG09260075; EggNog:ENOG503NVAS) — protein MLEGLVAGLLNRFLGMYVKNFDPTQLKVGIWSGDVKLRNLELRREALDQLKLPINVIEGHLGELTLVIPWSNLRGAPVKIFIEDVFLLASPKEEAEYNEEEEERRKQRIKMEKLDSAELLKERSQEGLSQEEQKRTQSFTESLVTKIVDNLQITVKNIHVRYEDAISAPGHPFALGITLEEFSAISTDGQWTPTFIQDSSHTTHKLATLESLAVYWNTDTKLMGPGRELSTPDTEVTPHDEMLANFRSMIVSGENDQSGTHQFILKPVSGQAKIELDKTGSRQVPKFKGNLLFDEIGLVLDDQQYRDALMMVDLFHYFIRHQEYKKYQPKGVRPKEDPRAWLQFAGNAVLSKIHERNRRWSWDYFKERRDDRRRYIELFKKKKQSQQLSAQENDDLNRLEWKLDYEDLRFWRSLARNQLKRENAEALRNRPPAQPQQQQGWLAWAWGSKPQHQEKQDDSENIQITEEQRKELYEVIDWDEKTALAAEVDVPRDTVKMQLEASLSMGSFTLKQSPHGDTRDLISLHFDVFKAKGIKRPDSFLADLSLGGLRVNDGTTPNSVYKEIVRVKDAPASDPDKRLSIAELEKNGNEAFFQFQVEQNPLDGQGDVAVTAKLKPLEIVWNPNVVVGVADFFRPPDRHMESINALMETAGATVEGLREQTRAGLEFALEEHKTVNAKLDLQAPLIIIPESITNKKSTCLILDAGHISLTSELVDRDTMKEVQSKQNQSYTDEDFKRLESLMYDRFLVKLTSTQVLIGPSIKETKQQLVEKDERQKLHIVDKINVNFVVETSIIPKAPNLTKLRVSGHLPVLHVSASDAKYKTLMRIIEVAIPKFDGDQTQTSLETRPKRPRLASNASSRSQRWADRAPSTQLLQFPSAQQAIILNDDDLDDDNDKFEDAKDTSAKDQLKLQQRIFEFKFTVDQLKGSLYRSDPDKKRPDQLLVELVAEHFSVEYYLRPYDMAAEVALGSVTVDDFVDNPSAEFKSIVSSGDVEDRQQARNLVHVKFVRVKKESPEFMSVYEGIETNVDVAVSTINLVVTRKTLLTLLDFILVTFTNNNASNNASTQKAITDDDSEVDVEVVPPEEELQQEAGAIRVKVDLKSIRMILNNDGIRLATLSFNHADVGVFLLGRTMRVNTKLGDLTLVDDVNQGVSEDSSLRQLVTIQGKELANFRYETFDPLKPELYPGYDSSIFLRAGSVKVNFLEEPFRKIVDFLVKFGKMQAIYNAARQAAANQANQLQQTSSRIKFDVVINTPIVVFPRVVMPERPKRDVITAYLGEIYAQNKFAPLDDSENADIAMKLSAGIRNIRLTSNFHYTGDRSEELELIDHVDLEFKVTYAEHKEGVKRPDFDIEGTMTDFNLRITPYQLNSLLELSRSVPAAFAGGAEQSDEEAERDVDDATLERARTMTGFNSESSNEKLIDMGPELGTHSQAWTKLDLVFTVNTIGLELIRAPEDAPVGDMEAASLSKFSLDSSVIKTRIDSNGSLEAELVIQAFTIFDTRHRETNKFRRIMTSNNKDVQQFMASITMSGGEERNVIAMIAIDSPRVIFALDYLFALQKFITVGTQVVEPPAIPDKSPIESPEEMSDADSMQVSLGRPSQSSSRGISPSKPAEAPKAPEPKKLTFAYRVNVVDAQVILIANPLSASSEALVLGTKQVLLSQQHAFTFQISQCGMFLCRMDRFDDSRLRIIDDFSVQMSMDSSQPQTTKIHVDVEPLILRVSLRDILLVMQTITKASELSGGTPANNNTAKASDQKAKQLKAPPGLKQRSASGKGGSTLAARTRASKKSVGGVSTSGRSTKSGQLVPHDIVKAPSRHEELTATIDGVRLVLIGDLHELPILDMSIKKFTSTAANWSSNLKAEASIEMYTNIYNFAKSAWEPLIEPWQVGLGVARDQASGVTSVDVASNRTFDVTVTTASIALLSKSFAFFSQDQDVLSKPRGAEAPYRIRNYTGFNVAVHAKRQSSEEPMSLRLEDGQEAPWSFEDWEKMRENVLAENGVSSVGVQLEGSGFDMVKNIRLTREGEFLYALKPKADQVLHKLLVHVELGTDNVKYVTLRSPLLVENETDIPVEIGVYDAHEGHLLKIEKIAPGESRPAPVGAVYLKSLLVRPDPGFGYGWSNDTLWWRDLLKRPTKTMVCKGDHAEPFYFQMSARFDKANPMTRNYPYMRLKLSAPVTLENLLPYDFKYRIYDKNTKKDWSNFLRKGGVSPVHVVELSHLLLLSVDMQDTVFKPSEFAIINAGATDDFKKETHLVCKDDAGMALNLRLHYYRIPDSGGAFKVTVYSPYVVLNKTGMDVSVRSKGFMQQAKAAAGQALIDIGDGSHRKTKPMMFSFNSDDHRNRALLKVGDSEWSKPQSFDAIGSTSEVVLNSPTRNAEIHLGVTVESGQGKYKMIKTVTLAPRYVIQNKLGEDINIREPSSSGLISLKSGAFRPLHFLNRGHVKQLCMCHPGVDNQWTAPFNISDLGTTHIKIAKAGQRQRLVRVDILMEDATIFLNLSMEQKAWPFSMRNESDTEFTFYQVNPNIDEDGTEDRSGWRPVRYRLPPRSIMPYAWDFPAAKHKEVCISAYSKERYVKLAEIGNLMPMKFIGTNGQSKIIDINVTADGPTQTLILSNFKQSKSLYRQKSNAGSTTSREGFEAKELDTGTTFRAQLRLSGIGVSLINSQLKELAYITFRDVALRYSDSPLYQTISLAVKWIQIDNQLYGGIFPMILYPSVVPKRAQEVDAHPSLHAMVTRVKDDSYGVEYIKYATILLQEMTVELDEDFIYAVLEYSKIPGASWSDTVEEDKLCDDNIDIPQPKQQQSGKDIYFEVLNIQPMQLDLSFVRTERVNAEDKTSSRNPVMFFFNVMTMAIGNINDAPIRFNALMLENVRVSIPILIQNISNHYSQEALYQVHKILGSADFLGNPVGLFNNISSGFADIFYEPYQGLIMSDKPEDFGLGVARGAGSFFKKSVFGVSDSLSKVTGSFAKGLAAATMDKQFQDRRRITRARNRPKHAIYGVTAGANSLFTSVASGVGGLARKPLEGAEQEGALGFFKGIGKGVVGLATKPAIGVLDFASNISEGVRNTTTVFDGSELDRVRLPRYIPADGIVRPYSQREALGQSWLKQVDNGKYFDEQYIAHLELPTEDMVVMVTYSRILLIRSRRLQTEWDVPLKDIQTIAKERTGLSLTLRGGTNGPFIPIGEESGRTFIYRMVAVAVEEFNRRFRGLE, from the exons ATGTTGGAAGGCCTGGTAGCTGGCCTGCTCAACCGCTTCTTGGGCATGTATGTCAAGAACTTTGACCCAACACAGCTCAAGGTCGGCATCTGGTCCGGAGATGTCAAGCTACGCAATCTCGAACTGCGCCGTGAGGCCCTCGACCAGCTGAAACTTCCAATAAACGTTATTGAGGGGCATCTGGGAGAGCTCACATTAGTAATCCCCTGGTCCAATCTACGGGGTGCGCCAGTCAAGATCTTCATCGAAGATGTGTTTCTTCTCGCGTCCCCAAAAGAGGAGGCCGAATAcaatgaagaggaggaggagaggcggAAGCAGAGGATAAAGATGGAGAAGCTGGACTCGGCCGAGTTGCTCAAGGAGAGATCTCAGGAAGGGCTCAGCCAAGAAGAGCAGAAGCGCACCCAGAGCTTCACAGAAAGTCTGGTCACCAAGATTGTTGACAACCTGCAGATAACAGTCAAGAACATTCACGTTCGCTACGAGGATGCCATCTCGGCCCCGGGTCACCCCTTCGCCCTGGGTATCACCCTCGAAGAGTTCAGCGCTATCAGCACAGACGGGCAATGGACACCCACCTTCATCCAGGACTCGAGCCATACGACACACAAGCTCGCCACGTTGGAGTCATTAGCGGTATACTGGAATACAGACACAAAGCTTATGGGTCCTGGGAGGGAGTTATCGACGCCTGATACAGAGGTGACGCCACATGACGAGATGCTCGCCAACTTCAGGTCCATGATTGTGAGCGGGGAGAACGACCAATCTGGCACGCATCAGTTCATCCTGAAGCCTGTTTCCGGCCAGGCCAAGATCGAGCTCGACAAGACCGGAAGTCGACAGGTGCCCAAGTTCAAGGGCAACTTGCTGTTTGATGAAATCGGTCTTGTGTTGGATGACCAGCAATACCGTGATGcgctgatgatggtggaccTCTTCCATTACTTTATTCGACATCAAGAGTACAAGAAATACCAGCCCAAGGGAGTCAGACCAAAAGAGGATCCGCGCGCATGGCTCCAGTTTGCCGGCAATGCTGTGCTGAGCAAGATCCACGAGCGCAACAGGCGTTGGTCCTGGGACTACTTCAAAGAGCGCAGGGATGACAGGAGGCGGTACATTGAGTTGttcaaaaagaagaagcagagcCAACAGTTGTCAGCCCAGGAGAATGACGACCTAAACAGGCTGGAGTGGAAGCTCGATTACGAGGATCTCCGGTTCTGGCGCTCGCTCGCCCGTAACCAGCTTAAGAGGGAGAATGCGGAAGCCCTCAGGAACCGTCCACCCGcgcaaccacagcaacaacagggCTGGCTGGCCTGGGCGTGGGGTTCCAAGCCGCAACATCAAGAGAAGCAGGATGACTCTGAGAACATCCAGATCACCGAGGAGCAACGCAAGGAGCTTTACGAGGTCATTGACTGGGATGAGAAGACGGCACTTGCCGCCGAGGTCGACGTACCGAGGGACACTGTCAAGATGCAACTCGAGGCATCTCTTAGCATGGGAAGTTTCACGCTCAAGCAAAGTCCTCATGGTGACACCCGAGATCTGATTAGTCTTCACTTTGACGTGTTCAAGGCGAAGGGTATTAAGCGTCCCGACTCGTTCCTGGCTGACCTCAGTCTTGGTGGCCTGCGCGTCAACGATGGCACCACTCCCAACAGCGTCTACAAGGAGATTGTCCGCGTCAAGGATGCCCCGGCGAGTGACCCCGACAAACGCCTGTCCATcgctgagctggagaagaacgGTAACGAGGCATTTTTCCAGTTCCAGGTCGAGCAGAACCCTCTGGATGGACAAGGTGATGTGGCTGTGACTGCCAAGCTCAAGCCTCTGGAAATTGTGTGGAATCCCAATGTCGTCGTAGGTGTGGCCGACTTCTTCAGGCCACCAGACCGGCACATGGAGTCCATCAACGCGCTCATGGAGACAGCTGGTGCCACGGTGGAGGGCCTTCGGGAGCAGACGAGAGCAGGTCTGGAGTTTGCCTTGGAGGAACACAAGACTGTCAATGCCAAGCTCGACTTGCAAGCGCCCCTTATCATCATCCCCGagagcatcaccaacaagaagtCGACATGCCTGATTCTGGATGCCGGTCACATCAGCCTGACCAGCGAGCTAGTGGACAGGGATACGATGAAGGAGGTCCAGTCCAAGCAGAACCAGAGCTACACAGACGAAGACTTTAAGCGGCTGGAATCTCTCATGTATGATCGCTTCTTGGTCAAGCTCACATCCACTCAGGTCTTGATTGGACCCTCTATTAAGGAGACGAAACAACAGCTGGTAGAGAAGGACGAACGTCAAAAGCTTCACATTGTTGACAAGATCAACGTCAATTTTGTTGTCGAGAcgtccatcatccccaaggCTCCGAACCTCACGAAGCTCAGAGTGTCTGGTCATCTCCCCGTGCTACATGTCAGCGCATCGGATGCCAAGTACAAGACTCTCATGCGAATCATCGAAGTCGCGATACCCAAGTTTGATGGCGACCAGACACAAACGTCACTGGAAACCCGCCCCAAGCGACCCCGTCTCGCCAGCAATGCCTCGTCACGGTCACAGCGGTGGGCGGACCGTGCGCCGTCTACTCAGCTTCTCCAGTTCCCCTCCGCTCAGCAAGCCATCATCTTgaacgacgacgacttgGATGATGATAACGACAAGTTCGAAGACGCCAAAGACACCTCTGCTAAGGACCAGTTGAAGCTCCAGCAACGGATATTCGAGTTCAAGTTCACAGTTGACCAGCTCAAGGGGTCCCTTTACCGCAGCGATCCTGACAAGAAACGCCCAGATCAGCTTCTTGTGGAACTCGTGGCCGAACACTTTAGTGTTGAGTACTACCTTCGGCCCTATGACATGGCAGCTGAAGTGGCACTGGGTTCAGTGACCGTCGACGACTTTGTGGATAACCCTTCCGCCGAGTTCAAGTCCATCGTGTCGTCTGGTGATGTAGAAGATCGCCAGCAAGCGAGAAACCTGGTTCATGTCAAGTTTGTTAGGGTCAAGAAGGAGTCGCCAGAGTTCATGAGTGTCTATGAAGGCATCGAAACCAACGTTGATGTCGCCGTCTCCACCATCAATCTCGTCGTCACGCGCAAGACTCTTCTCACGCTGCTCGacttcatcctcgtcacctTCACCAATAATAATGCAAGCAACAACGCCAGTACACAAAAGGCTATTACCGACGATGACTCGGAAGTTGATGTGGAAGTGGTCCCCCCAGAGGAAGAGCTCCAGCAGGAGGCCGGGGCAATCCGGGTCAAGGTTGATCTCAAGAGTATTCGCATGATCCTGAATAATGATGGGATCCGGCTGGCCACTCTGTCGTTCAACCATGCCGATGTTGGAGTCTTCCTTCTTGGCAGAACCATGCGggtcaacaccaagctcggCGACCTGACTCTGGTGGACGATGTCAACCAGGGTGTTTCAGAAGACTCTAGTCTTCGTCAACTGGTAACAATCCAGGGCAAAGAGCTCGCCAATTTCCGGTACGAGACTTTTGATCCACTCAAGCCGGAGCTGTACCCAGGCTATGACTCGTCCATCTTCTTGCGTGCCGGTTCGGTCAAGGTCAATTTCCTTGAAGAGCCTTTCCGGAAGATTGTGGACTTCCTCGTCAAGTTTGGCAAAATGCAAGCCATCTACAATGCTGCTCGTCAGGCTGCGGCTAACCAGGCCAACCAGCTGCAACAGACGTCAAGTCGGATAAAGTTCGACGTtgtcatcaacacccccattGTTGTCTTCCCTCGAGTTGTGATGCCCGAAAGGCCGAAGCGAGACGTCATCACGGCCTACCTGGGAGAGATCTATGCCCAGAACAAGTTTGCCCCGCTTGACGATTCGGAGAACGCAGACATTGCCATGAAGCTGTCTGCTGGTATCCGCAATATTCGTCTGACTTCCAACTTCCACTACACTGGTGACCGCTCGGAGGAGTTGGAACTGATCGACCACGTTGATCTCGAGTTCAAGGTCACGTACGCCGAGCACAAGGAGGGTGTCAAACGGCCCGACTTTGACATTGAGGGAACCATGACTGACTTCAACCTCCGCATCACTCCCTACCAGCTCAATTCTCTTCTTGAGCTGTCCAGGTCTGTGCCTGCCGcctttgctggtggtgctgagcAGAGTGACGAGGAGGCTGAGCGTGACGTTGACGATGCGACTCTGGAGCGTGCTAGGACCATGACTGGCTTTAATAGCGAAAGCAGCAACGAGAAGCTCATCGACATGGGCCCTGAACTTGGCACTCACAGCCAGGCCTGGACGAAGTTGGACCTTGTCTTCACGGTCAACACCATTGGCTTGGAGTTGATTCGTGCCCCGGAAGATGCCCCAGTTGGCGATATGGAAGCTGCCAGCCTTTCCAAGTTTAGCCTGGATTCAAGCGTTATCAAGACCCGGATAGACTCGAATGGGAGTCTCGAGGCTGAACTTGTTATTCAGGCCTTCACCATCTTTGACACACGGCATCGCGAGACCAACAAGTTCCGTCGCATCATGACGAGCAACAACAAGGATGTCCAACAGTTCATGGCCAGCATCACGATGtcgggtggtgaggagaggaaCGTCATCGCCATGATTGCTATCGACAGTCCTCGTGTCATCTTCGCTTTGGACTACCTCTTTGCGTTGCAGAAGTTCATTACTGTTGGTACGCAGGTTGTCGAGCCACCTGCTATCCCAGACAAAAGCCCAATAGAGAGcccggaggagatgagcGATGCAGACTCCATGCAAGTTAGTCTCGGCAGACCTTCCCAGAGTAGCAGCCGCGGAATCTCTCCGTCGAAGCCAGCTGAAGCCCCGAAAGCACCGGAGCCCAAGAAGTTGACCTTTGCCTACCGCGTCAACGTGGTTGATGCCCAAGTCATTCTCATCGCCAACCCATTGAGTGCAAGCTCAGAGGCTCTCGTGCTGGGAACGAAGCAAGTCCTCCTGTCACAGCAGCACGCCTTCACCTTCCAGATCTCTCAATGCGGCATGTTCCTGTGTCGGATGGACCGCTTCGACGATTCACGGCTCAGAATCATTGACGACTTCTCCGTTCAGATGTCCATGGATAGCTCGCAACCGCAGACAACCAAGATCCATGTCGATGTTGAGCCTCTTATTCTTAGGGTCTCGCTCCGAGATattttgctggtgatgcagaCAATCACAAAAGCATCTGAGCTATCTGGTGGCACTCCCGCCAACAATAATACTGCTAAAGCCTCCGACCAGAAGGCGAAGCAGCTCAAGGCACCGCCAGGATTGAAGCAACGATCGGCCAGTGGAAAGGGCGGGTCCACACTCGCTGCGAGAACACGGGCAAGCAAGAAGAGTGTCGGCGGTGTCAGCACCTCTGGTCGTTCCACCAAGTCCGGGCAACTCGTGCCGCATGATATTGTCAAGGCGCCTTCTAGACACGAAGAGCTCACTGCCACCATTGACGGAGTCCGTCTAGTGCTGATCGGCGATTTGCACGAACTTCCCATTCTGGATATGAGCATCAAGAAGTTCACAAGCACCGCTGCAAACTGGTCTTCCAACCTGAAGGCGGAGGCATCCATCGAGATGTACACCAACATCTACAACTTTGCCAAGTCCGCCTGGGAGCCTCTGATCGAGCCCTGGCAAGTTGGTCTTGGTGTAGCTCGTGACCAGGCCTCTGGTGTCACCTCGGTTGATGTTGCCTCCAACCGGACTTTTGatgtcaccgtcaccacTGCTAGCATTGCTCTCTTGTCCAAGtccttcgccttcttttcTCAGGACCAGGATGTTTTGTCCAAGCCTCGCGGTGCTGAAGCACCATATCGCATCCGCAACTACACGGGGTTCAACGTTGCTGTACATGCCAAGCGACAGAGCAGTGAGGAGCCGATGTCTCTCAGACTGGAAGATGGGCAGGAAGCACCTTGGAGTTTTGAGGACTGGGAGAAGATGCGTGAGAATGTTCTGGCAGAGAACGGTGTTAGCAGCGTTGGTGTGCAGCTGGAGGGCAGTGGCTTCGACATGGTTAAGAACATTCGCCTCACTCGAGAGGGCGAGTTTTTGTATGCCTTGAAGCCAAAGGCTGATCAGGTTCTACACAAGCTCTTGGTCCACGTCGAGCTTGGAACCGACAACGTCAAATATGTGACTTTGCGCAGTCCATTGTTGGTTGAGAACGAGACGGATATCCCTGTCGAGATTGGTGTGTACGATGCGCACGAGGGCCACCTTCTCAAAATTGAGAAGATCGCGCCCGGTGAGAGCCGGCCAGCACCGGTTGGGGCTGTGTACTTGAAGAGTTTGCTTGTCCGTCCTGATCCTGGATTTGGATATGGATGGAGCAATGACACGCTGTGGTGGAGGGACTTGCTTAAGCGGCCAACCAAGACGATGGTGTGCAAGGGGGACCATGCGGAGCCATTCTATTTCCAGATGTCTGCTCGCTTCGACAAGGCAAATCCCATGACTAG GAACTACCCATACATGCGTCTCAAACTCTCAGCACCAGTCACCTTGGAGAACTTGCTGCCTTATGACTTCAAGTATAGGATATACGACaagaacaccaagaaggACTGGTCCAACTTCTTGCGCAAGGGCGGCGTCAGCCCTGTCCACGTTGTCGAGCTCTCGCACCTCTTGCTCCTCAGTGTCGATATGCAGGACACTGTGTTCAAGCCGAGCGAgtttgccatcatcaacgctGGGGCCACCGATGACTTCAAAAAGGAAACACATCTCGTTTGCAAGGACGATGCTGGTATGGCGCTCAACCTGCGGCTGCACTACTATCGTATTCCAGACAGCGGTGGTGCATTCAAGGTCACCGTGTACAGCCCCTACGTCGTGCTCAACAAGACGGGTATGGATGTCAGCGTCCGTTCCAAGGGTTTCATGCAACAGGCCAAGGCTGCAGCGGGTCAGGCGCTCATCGACATTGGCGACGGAAGCCACCGCAAGACCAAGCCCATGATGTTCTCCTTCAACAGTGACGACCACCGCAATCGTGCTCTACTCAAGGTCGGCGACTCGGAGTGGAGTAAGCCGCAGAGCTTTGACGCGATCGGAAGCACGTCGGAAGTTGTGCTCAACTCTCCAACACGGAATGCCGAGATCCATCTTGGTGTTACTGTCGAGTCGGGTCAGGGCAAGTACAAGATGATCAAGACGGTTACCCTGGCGCCAAGATATGTCATCCAAAACAAGCTTGGGGAAGACATCAACATCCGGGAGCCCAGCTCATCTGGCCTTATCTCGCTCAAGAGTGGTGCCTTCCGGCCATTACACTTTCTCAACAGAGGTCATGTGAAGCAACTTTGCATGTGCCATCCTGGTGTCGACAACCAATGGACAGCACCTTTCAACATCTCAGATCTCGGCACAACTCACATCAAGATTGCCAAGGCTGGTCAGCGTCAGCGCCTCGTCCGGGTTGACATTCTCATGGAGGATGCCACCATATTCCTCAACCTGTCCATGGAGCAAAAGGCCTGGCCTTTCTCCATGCGCAATGAGAGTGACACCGAGTTCACCTTTTATCAGGTCAACCCCAATATCGATGAGGATGGCACCGAGGACCGGTCTGGCTGGAGGCCTGTGCGCTACCGTCTGCCACCCAGGAGCATCATGCCCTATGCCTGGGACTTCCCAGCCGCGAAGCACAAGGAGGTTTGCATCAGTGCTTACAGCAAGGAGCGCTATGTTAAGCTGGCCGAGATTGGAAACTTGATGCCCATGAAGTTTATTGGCACCAACGGGCAGTCCAAGATCATTGACATCAATGTCACCGCCGACGGCCCGACACAGACTCTCATCCTATCCAACTTTAAGCAGTCCAAGAGTTTGTACCGGCAAAAGTCCAACGCAGGATCCACCACCAGTCGCGAAGGCTTCGAGGCCAAAGAGTTGGATACAGGCACTACCTTTAGGGCGCAGCTGCGTCTGTCTGGCATTGGCGTATCTCTCATCAACTCACAGCTGAAGGAGTTGGCTTACATCACCTTCCGTGATGTCGCGCTTCGGTACAGTGACTCGCCTCTCTACCAGACTATCAGCTTGGCTGTCAAGTGGATCCAGATTGACAACCAACTCTATGGCGGCATCTTCCCCATGATTCTCTACCCCAGCGTGGTTCCGAAGCGCGCCCAGGAGGTTGACGCTCACCCGTCGCTGCACGCCATGGTCACTCGTGTCAAGGATGATTCTTATGGCGTCGAGTACATCAAGTACGCTACCATTCTCTTGCAAGAGATGACTGTCGAACTCGACGAAGACTTCATCTATGCGGTGTTGGAGTACTCCAAGATTCCGGGGGCTTCGTGGTCAGACACtgtcgaggaggacaagCTCTGCGATGACAACATTGACATCCCGCagcccaagcagcagcagtccgGCAAGGACATCTACTTTGAGGTTCTCAACATCCAGCCCATGCAGCTTGATCTGTCTTTTGTCCGCACGGAGCGTGTCAATGCCGAAGACAAGACTTCGTCGCGGAACCCTGTCATGTTCTTCTTCAATGTCATGACCATGGCCATTGGAAACATCAACGATGCGCCCATCCGGTTCAACGCCTTGATGCTGGAGAACGTCCGTGTTTCAATCCCGATCCTGATCCAGAACATCTCGAACCACTACAGCCAAGAAGCACTGTACCAAGTTCACAAGATTTTGGGCAGTGCTGACTTCCTCGGTAACCCAGTCGGTCTGTTCAACAATATCAGCTCTGGCTTCGCCGACATCTTTTACGAACCCTACCAAGGGCTCATCATGTCTGACAAACCCGAGGACTTTGGTCTCGGCGTCGCCCGTGGCGCGGGTTCGTTCTTCAAAAAATCGGTCTTTGGCGTCAGTGACTCGCTCTCCAAGGTCACTGGCAGTTTCGCCAAGGGTCTTGCGGCGGCAACGATGGATAAGCAGTTCCAGGACAGGCGACGCATTACTCGTGCTCGCAACCGGCCAAAGCACGCCATTTACGGCGTCACTGCGGGCGCTAACAGCCTGTTCACCTCTGTTGCTTCAGGTGTGGGAGGTCTGGCGAGGAAGCCACTTGAGGGTGCGGAGCAAGAAGGTGCGCTAGGTTTCTTCAAGGGTATCGGGAAGGGTGTCGTTGGTCTAGCCACCAAACCAGCCATTGGCGTCTTGGATTTCGCGTCGAACATCTCTGAAGGCGTACGCAACACCACAACTGTGTTTGACGGCTCGGAACTCGATCGTGTCCGTTTACCCCGTTACATTCCCGCAGACGGTATCGTCCGCCCCTACAGCCAACGGGAAGCGCTCGGTCAGTCATGGCTGAAGCAAGTGGACAATGGAAAGTATTTTGACGAGCAGTACATTGCCCACCTGGAGCTCCCGACGGAGGACATGGTGGTTATGGTGACGTACTCGAGGATTTTGCTGATTAGGAGCCGGAGGTTGCAGACGGAGTGGGATGTGCCGTTGAAGGATATTCAGACTATTGCGAAGGAGAGGACGGGGCTGAGCTTGacgttgaggggggggacgAACGGGCCGTTTATTCCtattggggaggagagtgggAGGACGTTTATTTATAGaatggtggcggtggcggtaGAGGAGTTTAATAGGAGGTTTAGAGGGTTGGAGTAG